A window of the Cytophagaceae bacterium genome harbors these coding sequences:
- a CDS encoding DUF4159 domain-containing protein, with translation MRFLKISFLLFILTNGAFGQSNSLKIAKLKYNGGGDWYANKTSLPNLISFCNKNLKTNIFPEEDIIEVGDKKIFQYPFVHMTGHGNVVFSDQEAKNLRNYLLAGGFLHVDDNYGLNNFIRREMKKVFPEHEFIELPFTHQIYQQKYTFKNGLPKIHEHDNKPPQGFGIVHEGRLVCFFSYECDLGNGWEDQTLYNDPESVRQEALKMGANIIQFAFTSF, from the coding sequence ATGAGATTTTTAAAAATTTCATTTTTGTTGTTTATTCTAACTAACGGAGCTTTCGGACAGAGTAACTCCTTAAAAATTGCCAAACTGAAATATAATGGTGGAGGGGATTGGTACGCCAACAAAACATCTTTGCCCAACCTGATTAGTTTTTGTAATAAAAATCTGAAAACTAATATTTTCCCTGAAGAAGATATTATAGAAGTAGGGGATAAAAAAATCTTTCAATATCCATTTGTTCACATGACAGGTCACGGAAATGTAGTTTTTTCAGATCAGGAGGCAAAAAATCTAAGGAATTACCTGCTTGCAGGTGGTTTTTTGCATGTAGATGACAACTATGGGCTCAATAATTTTATCAGAAGAGAAATGAAAAAAGTATTTCCTGAGCATGAATTTATTGAACTTCCCTTTACGCACCAGATTTATCAACAGAAATATACTTTCAAAAATGGCTTACCCAAAATACATGAACATGATAACAAACCACCTCAAGGTTTTGGGATTGTTCATGAAGGCCGCTTGGTTTGCTTTTTTTCTTATGAATGTGATCTCGGAAATGGTTGGGAAGACCAAACCCTTTACAATGATCCTGAAAGTGTAAGGCAGGAGGCATTAAAAATGGGTGCCAATATTATTCAGTTTGCTTTTACTTCTTTTTGA